The Lycium ferocissimum isolate CSIRO_LF1 chromosome 1, AGI_CSIRO_Lferr_CH_V1, whole genome shotgun sequence genome includes a region encoding these proteins:
- the LOC132064020 gene encoding uncharacterized protein LOC132064020 — protein MRRREPEFSVGDKGKLSPRFIGPYEIVRKIGTVAYELKLPSDMAMVHPLFHISMLRLYKPDPSHVLNPEEIEINEGLSYEEKPVQILDRHVRRLRTKDVASVKVLW, from the exons ATGAGGCGACGTGAGCCAGAGTTTTCTGTTGGTGAcaag ggaaagcttagtcctcgTTTCATTGGCCCTTATGAGATTGTTAGGAAAATTGGGacggtggcttatgagttgaaGTTACCCTCTGATATGGCCATGGTGCATCCGCTGTTTCATATTTCAATGTTGAGGTTGTACAAACCTGACCCTTCCCATGTGTTGAACCCTGAAGAGATTGAAATTAATGAAGGGTTATCCTACGAAGAAAAACCGGTCCAGATTCTAGATCGTCATGTTAGAAGGCTGAGGACgaaggatgtagcttcagttaaagtcctgTGGTGA